One stretch of Pectobacterium brasiliense DNA includes these proteins:
- a CDS encoding ABC transporter permease: MPDSRSRMKDRQVRRYHYGPSLQQRLLEPLNSLILLGRRAVLALLGIAVGCGSVVALLNVGHNAEAEAMGVFRGMGSDLLVATVQNRVGNHAMSSAPADLDIPVLRKNLPDIKAATPLIVTSTEARLRGRSLSTMVVGSRAELSDVLELKLAQGRYLSDFDEQSTYIVLGANVAEQWASQGGVAALGERVQVSGYLFEIVGILQLQGRNPLVPVSVDDSILMPISGMRRVMPAPQIVSVIARNSSSDTLMKTGSQLKDYLTPLMPKLDIAVQIPQQLLEGMAQQSRMFSWLLAGLGGISLLVGGVGVMNVMVMNVSERRREIGVRMALGARPRDIAGLFLLEAVVLSACGALIGAVCGVAAAWLFVFFSDWSTFSLSILSLPLGIGSSLAIGLFFGLNPAMTAARLEPVQALRDA, from the coding sequence ATGCCTGATTCTCGTTCACGGATGAAAGATCGTCAGGTGCGCCGATACCACTATGGCCCTTCACTGCAACAGCGTCTGCTTGAGCCGTTGAACAGCCTGATTCTTCTTGGTCGGCGTGCTGTGCTGGCCCTATTGGGGATCGCCGTGGGATGCGGCTCCGTTGTCGCTTTGCTTAACGTTGGCCACAATGCGGAAGCCGAAGCCATGGGGGTATTCAGAGGAATGGGGAGCGATCTGTTGGTCGCCACCGTTCAGAATCGGGTGGGAAATCATGCAATGAGTTCGGCTCCTGCTGACCTGGATATCCCCGTTTTGCGAAAAAACCTGCCTGATATCAAGGCGGCAACCCCGTTAATTGTTACCTCCACCGAGGCGCGGCTGCGCGGCCGTTCACTCAGCACTATGGTGGTGGGGAGCAGAGCGGAATTGTCGGACGTATTAGAGCTGAAGCTTGCGCAGGGCCGCTACCTGAGTGATTTCGATGAGCAAAGTACCTACATCGTGTTGGGGGCGAATGTTGCCGAACAGTGGGCATCGCAGGGGGGCGTAGCTGCTTTAGGTGAGCGCGTGCAGGTGAGTGGATACTTGTTTGAGATTGTAGGAATCCTTCAGCTACAGGGGCGTAATCCTCTGGTTCCCGTTTCGGTTGATGACTCCATCCTGATGCCTATCTCAGGTATGCGCCGTGTCATGCCTGCTCCACAAATCGTCAGCGTGATTGCACGCAACAGCAGCAGCGATACGCTGATGAAAACGGGTTCACAGTTAAAGGATTATTTGACCCCTCTGATGCCGAAGCTTGATATCGCTGTGCAAATCCCACAGCAGCTACTGGAGGGAATGGCGCAGCAGTCGCGGATGTTTTCATGGCTGCTGGCGGGGCTGGGAGGGATTTCCCTGCTTGTGGGTGGGGTGGGGGTGATGAACGTCATGGTGATGAATGTGTCCGAGCGGCGCCGTGAAATTGGTGTTCGTATGGCATTGGGCGCGCGACCGCGTGATATTGCGGGGCTGTTTTTGCTGGAGGCTGTTGTGTTGTCTGCTTGTGGAGCCCTGATCGGGGCGGTGTGTGGCGTTGCGGCGGCGTGGCTGTTTGTCTTTTTTTCAGATTGGTCCACCTTTTCACTTTCGATATTGTCACTTCCCCTTGGCATTGGCAGTTCATTGGCGATTGGTTTGTTTTTTGGGCTTAACCCAGCAATGACTGCGGCTCGGCTCGAACCCGTACAGGCGCTACGCGATGCGTAA
- a CDS encoding DUF4153 domain-containing protein produces MSAHSPSLKFYLAIGLIQGLLLVAALEMKEGALQGMLITMAVVGGISLQLLERTLFVKKTWLLAGVLTVLMTAISGWVLFENGLFRLLDSWVLCGILLGYICCTFICSWPDREGRWPSYDALCKHAWINIFTVLLAWLLVLVVVLLLVLCGMLFNMLGFRQVSKVFSHYRFYMLLLPMVFSLGIYIGMTKETVVGLLRGILLSACRFLLPFSALITVVFTLTLPFSGLEPIWNTGRSTVILLCLMGVNLFLINCTSQDDNEGRAYPVVLRRLVSASVMCLPILVGLAGYSSWLRIEQYGLTPFRFQSIFVVAIAMLYSLAMVWAVIRRSGVWLGNLRTSNPLLAAVTCVLMVLLHTPVLNPEAFSARNQVQRLLSGKTPVDDFDLWALRDELGTAGRQQFTWLSEELKQDRILDETGRQALRDRLQGRPAKVRPVQVEWVGPLEDGVESLLQGDNFGNRCREEACLLFAIDLTGDGHNEVLIFPRVGWGGGGKILARDEQGQWQIAASLFGAIGTQQLIELIKDGEVEVVTPRFKTVRIGDQNMEVTYP; encoded by the coding sequence ATGTCCGCCCATTCCCCATCGTTAAAGTTTTATCTGGCTATTGGCCTGATTCAGGGGCTGCTCCTTGTCGCGGCGCTGGAAATGAAAGAGGGCGCTCTTCAGGGAATGCTCATAACGATGGCGGTGGTTGGCGGCATCAGTCTGCAATTGCTGGAACGCACTCTCTTTGTGAAAAAGACGTGGCTGTTGGCTGGCGTGCTGACCGTGCTGATGACCGCTATCAGCGGCTGGGTCCTCTTCGAAAATGGACTATTCCGGCTGCTGGATTCCTGGGTGCTGTGTGGCATCCTCCTCGGCTATATCTGCTGTACTTTCATTTGCAGTTGGCCAGACCGTGAAGGGCGATGGCCGTCCTATGACGCACTTTGTAAACACGCCTGGATCAATATTTTTACTGTGCTGTTGGCCTGGCTACTCGTTCTGGTCGTTGTGTTGCTGCTCGTGCTGTGCGGCATGCTGTTCAACATGTTGGGATTCCGGCAGGTAAGTAAAGTATTCAGTCATTACCGATTCTATATGCTGCTTTTGCCGATGGTGTTTTCTCTCGGCATATATATCGGAATGACCAAAGAAACCGTAGTCGGGTTGCTGCGCGGGATTCTACTATCGGCGTGCCGTTTCCTGTTGCCGTTTAGTGCGCTGATCACGGTGGTTTTCACGTTAACGCTGCCTTTTAGCGGTCTGGAACCGATATGGAATACCGGCCGTTCCACCGTCATTCTGTTATGCCTGATGGGCGTAAACCTCTTTTTGATTAACTGCACGTCTCAGGATGATAACGAAGGCCGCGCTTACCCGGTAGTGTTACGCCGGCTGGTTAGCGCCAGTGTGATGTGCTTGCCGATTTTAGTTGGCTTAGCGGGCTATTCCAGCTGGCTGCGCATCGAACAGTATGGCCTGACGCCTTTCCGTTTTCAGTCGATCTTCGTCGTGGCGATCGCGATGCTTTATAGCCTGGCGATGGTATGGGCCGTCATCCGCCGCTCTGGCGTCTGGTTGGGGAATTTGCGCACGAGCAATCCGCTGCTCGCTGCTGTCACCTGCGTTCTGATGGTATTGCTGCATACGCCGGTGTTAAACCCAGAAGCGTTTAGTGCGAGAAATCAGGTTCAGCGTCTGCTTAGCGGGAAAACGCCGGTCGATGATTTTGACCTGTGGGCGCTGCGCGATGAGCTAGGGACGGCGGGCAGGCAGCAGTTTACCTGGCTGTCTGAAGAATTGAAGCAAGACCGGATACTGGATGAGACAGGGCGTCAGGCACTGCGCGATCGGTTGCAGGGACGTCCTGCAAAAGTCCGCCCCGTTCAGGTCGAATGGGTGGGACCGTTGGAAGACGGGGTCGAAAGCCTGTTGCAGGGTGATAATTTTGGTAATCGATGCAGAGAGGAGGCTTGCTTGCTCTTTGCGATTGATTTGACGGGTGACGGCCATAACGAAGTGCTCATTTTTCCTCGGGTGGGCTGGGGCGGCGGTGGCAAGATCCTTGCTCGAGATGAACAGGGGCAGTGGCAGATTGCAGCCAGTCTGTTTGGTGCGATAGGTACGCAGCAACTGATTGAGCTGATTAAGGACGGTGAGGTTGAGGTTGTTACGCCACGCTTCAAGACGGTCAGAATCGGCGACCAGAATATGGAGGTCACGTATCCCTGA
- a CDS encoding TolC family protein — protein MRKSILCLLILFSAHQGYAETALNPSQATRQGLVAVSTSLNAQTIDLTLSDAIYLGLRDNRAIRSAYLDRIAQKFDLRVAEDRFTPKLSLTGSYLSNRNQSDRYRQGNLTPTSTLLTPYGTRFSLGWTYRHTQADSVGLSRNDGANITVIQPLLRGAGKDVTTAPVQIAQLTEQLNRLTLKSTVSQTITQIITAYRELLRSQEQLQIARDALTRARELVEVNRAMIAAGRMAEFEIVQTEAEVATQELAHEEARNQLDTARLALLQLLALDLNTLIVATESMQAQRVDVNAAQALKQAEASRPAYLAQIIANEQAALGLAVARNDRLWDVSLIGGASQVRDRAAQSSTSRTWENYVGVQVEIPIGDLSTRQAEVQARVNVRNQHIQLDEVRQQLERDVANAVRDIGTRWRQFEISQRARDLSRRKLEIEREKLTVGRSSNFQVLSFENDLRNAENARLNALIGYLNAQAELDETLGTTLQSWDIALND, from the coding sequence ATGCGTAAATCTATCCTGTGTTTACTGATTTTGTTTTCTGCCCATCAAGGGTATGCAGAAACGGCTTTGAATCCTTCTCAGGCGACGCGGCAGGGGTTGGTGGCAGTCAGTACATCTCTGAATGCACAAACTATCGATCTTACGCTGAGCGATGCGATTTATCTTGGATTACGTGACAATCGCGCGATCCGCAGCGCCTATCTGGATCGTATCGCGCAGAAATTTGATCTTCGTGTTGCGGAGGATCGTTTTACTCCCAAGCTGTCGCTGACGGGCAGCTACCTTTCCAATCGTAATCAAAGCGATCGTTATCGGCAGGGCAATCTAACGCCGACGTCGACACTGCTCACGCCTTATGGCACCCGCTTTAGCCTGGGCTGGACCTACCGCCACACGCAGGCTGATAGTGTGGGGTTGTCACGTAATGATGGAGCCAACATCACGGTGATTCAGCCTTTGCTTCGCGGTGCCGGTAAAGATGTCACGACCGCACCCGTTCAGATTGCGCAACTGACTGAGCAGTTAAATCGTCTGACGCTGAAATCCACCGTTTCACAGACGATTACCCAGATTATCACCGCCTATCGGGAACTGCTGCGCTCGCAGGAGCAACTGCAAATCGCTCGTGATGCGCTGACACGAGCACGCGAACTGGTTGAGGTTAACCGTGCGATGATTGCCGCAGGGCGCATGGCTGAATTTGAAATTGTGCAAACCGAAGCGGAAGTTGCCACACAGGAACTGGCGCATGAGGAAGCCAGAAACCAGCTGGATACCGCGCGCCTTGCGTTGCTGCAACTTCTGGCACTGGATTTAAATACGCTGATTGTGGCAACGGAATCGATGCAGGCACAGCGCGTTGATGTCAATGCCGCTCAGGCGCTGAAACAGGCCGAAGCCTCCCGACCGGCTTATCTCGCACAGATCATCGCTAACGAGCAGGCGGCACTCGGTCTGGCGGTGGCTCGTAACGATCGCCTATGGGATGTCTCGCTAATCGGGGGCGCGAGTCAGGTGCGTGACCGTGCAGCACAGAGCAGCACCTCACGAACCTGGGAGAATTATGTGGGTGTTCAGGTGGAGATCCCTATCGGCGATCTCAGTACCCGTCAGGCGGAGGTGCAAGCGCGAGTCAATGTGCGTAATCAGCACATTCAGCTGGATGAAGTCAGGCAGCAACTTGAACGCGATGTCGCCAATGCGGTGCGTGATATCGGTACGCGCTGGCGGCAGTTCGAGATCTCCCAGCGTGCCCGGGATTTGTCGCGCCGCAAGCTGGAAATTGAACGAGAAAAGCTCACGGTTGGGCGTTCCAGTAACTTTCAGGTGCTGAGTTTCGAGAACGATTTACGCAACGCAGAAAATGCCCGTCTTAATGCTCTGATCGGCTACCTCAATGCGCAGGCTGAACTGGATGAGACGCTGGGCACCACATTACAAAGCTGGGATATCGCACTCAATGATTAG
- a CDS encoding efflux RND transporter periplasmic adaptor subunit: MIRHHFWSQLRRRHLIVLLPLVVLGMLIWLLAGRTNEQESTPQGQWLSVQPQLLENQLGLVGRIQAAKQTTLAAPFEGIIREVLVREGQRVEQGQTLLILDPGQIEIQLRQAQAEVLKTQREVQSLRQWEQSAEVSRARRAVSSARSTFSNTQANLRDTQALFERGIVARMEVDTLKQQIHAQEQDLIAAQEELRTVLARGNGEDRKIAEMELTNAQVRYQTLATQVERQTVKAPFSGFVVRPATPDNSKPVVIHPGLLVSQGAPLFGVIAQDRFQVATRVEETDLHQLQEGMAVNVTGDGFAGQTLTGKVASIDMQADAAEMSGSGAYYDVVVSLDTPLADLRQNIRLGMSARLAIIVYRNEHGIAVPAQAVQTDENGHAYVVYRPTADTPSKKINVTLGKTVAQGVEISGLEAGEVQIP; this comes from the coding sequence ATGATTAGACATCACTTTTGGTCTCAACTGCGCCGGCGTCATCTTATTGTATTGTTGCCGCTCGTGGTGCTTGGCATGCTCATTTGGCTGCTGGCAGGGCGTACGAATGAACAGGAAAGTACGCCTCAGGGGCAATGGTTATCTGTCCAACCCCAATTATTGGAGAATCAATTAGGATTGGTTGGACGCATTCAGGCCGCGAAGCAGACAACGTTGGCGGCTCCATTTGAAGGTATTATCCGCGAGGTTCTGGTACGTGAGGGACAACGAGTCGAGCAAGGGCAAACGTTACTGATACTGGACCCCGGGCAAATCGAGATTCAGCTACGTCAGGCGCAGGCCGAAGTGCTCAAGACTCAGCGCGAGGTACAATCGCTCAGGCAGTGGGAGCAAAGCGCTGAGGTATCACGGGCGCGGCGTGCGGTAAGCTCAGCCCGGTCTACTTTTAGCAATACGCAAGCCAATCTTCGGGATACACAGGCGCTGTTCGAACGTGGCATCGTTGCGCGTATGGAGGTTGATACGTTAAAGCAGCAAATTCATGCGCAGGAGCAGGACCTGATCGCAGCACAAGAGGAGCTGCGAACTGTGCTGGCGCGTGGGAACGGTGAGGATCGTAAGATTGCGGAGATGGAGTTGACCAACGCACAGGTGCGCTATCAAACGCTGGCTACTCAGGTTGAACGACAGACCGTCAAGGCTCCGTTTAGCGGTTTTGTGGTGCGCCCGGCTACGCCTGATAACAGCAAACCTGTAGTCATCCACCCTGGTTTGCTGGTCAGTCAGGGAGCGCCGCTGTTTGGCGTTATTGCTCAGGACCGTTTTCAGGTGGCGACTCGGGTAGAAGAGACGGATCTGCATCAACTGCAAGAGGGGATGGCGGTTAACGTGACCGGGGATGGGTTTGCCGGGCAGACTCTGACAGGCAAGGTTGCGTCGATTGATATGCAGGCCGATGCCGCTGAGATGTCAGGTAGCGGCGCTTATTATGATGTGGTGGTGTCACTTGATACGCCGTTGGCGGATTTAAGGCAAAATATTCGACTGGGGATGAGCGCACGGCTGGCTATTATTGTCTATCGTAATGAGCACGGTATCGCGGTGCCTGCACAGGCTGTGCAGACTGATGAGAATGGTCATGCCTACGTGGTTTACCGTCCGACTGCTGACACACCGTCAAAGAAAATCAACGTGACGTTAGGGAAAACGGTGGCACAGGGCGTCGAAATCTCCGGGCTAGAGGCGGGTGAAGTACAGATTCCGTAA
- the ahpF gene encoding alkyl hydroperoxide reductase subunit F — protein MLDNTMKVQLKAYLEKLTKPVELIATLDDSAKSAEVRTLLAEIAELSDRVSFIEKNDLAVRKPSFLITNPDSQSGPRFAGAPMGHEFTSLILALLQVGGHPSKEAKELLDQIRHLDGSFHFETYYSLSCHNCPDVVQALNLMAVLNPNITHTAIDGGVFQDEIQSRNVMGVPTVFLNGEHFSQGRTSLAEIVTKIDTGAGAKQVEKLNQRDVYDVLIIGSGPAGAAAAVYSARKGIRTGLVGERFGGQVLDTVDIENYISVPKTEGAKLATALKSHVDDYDVDVIDAQSAEALIPGGEPGKPHQVITVSGATLKARSVIIATGARWRNMNVPGEDQYRTRGVTYCPHCDGPLFKGKHVAVIGGGNSGVEAAIDLAGVVKHVTLLEFAPELKADSVLQEKVRSLPNVDIILNAQTTEVKGDGQKVMGLSYKDRLTDTVHDLALEGIFVQIGLLPNTHWLEGTVARNRIGEIEIDAKCETSVKGVFAAGDCTTVPYKQIIIATGEGAKASLSAFDYLIRTRA, from the coding sequence ATGCTCGACAATACGATGAAAGTCCAGTTGAAAGCCTATCTGGAAAAATTAACCAAACCTGTTGAGTTGATTGCGACTCTGGATGACTCTGCTAAATCTGCTGAAGTCAGAACCCTGCTGGCTGAGATTGCTGAGCTGTCCGATCGGGTAAGTTTTATTGAAAAGAATGATCTGGCAGTACGTAAGCCTTCATTCCTGATTACCAATCCAGATTCCCAAAGCGGCCCGCGTTTTGCTGGTGCGCCAATGGGACACGAATTTACCTCCCTGATTCTGGCGTTATTGCAGGTGGGCGGCCATCCGTCGAAAGAGGCGAAAGAATTACTCGACCAAATCCGCCATCTTGACGGTTCGTTCCACTTTGAAACGTATTACTCGCTGTCCTGCCACAACTGCCCGGACGTGGTGCAGGCGCTGAATTTAATGGCGGTCTTGAATCCAAATATCACCCATACCGCGATTGACGGTGGCGTGTTCCAGGATGAGATCCAAAGCCGTAATGTCATGGGCGTTCCGACCGTTTTCCTGAACGGCGAACACTTCAGTCAGGGTCGGACGAGCCTGGCTGAGATTGTGACGAAAATCGATACCGGCGCGGGCGCTAAACAGGTTGAGAAGCTGAATCAGCGTGACGTCTATGATGTGTTAATCATCGGTAGCGGCCCGGCGGGCGCAGCGGCGGCGGTCTATTCGGCTCGTAAAGGTATTCGCACCGGGTTGGTTGGTGAACGCTTTGGCGGTCAGGTACTGGATACCGTCGATATCGAAAACTACATTTCCGTTCCGAAAACGGAAGGGGCCAAACTGGCAACCGCGCTGAAGAGCCATGTGGATGACTACGATGTTGATGTGATCGACGCGCAGAGCGCAGAAGCCCTAATTCCTGGTGGCGAACCGGGTAAACCGCATCAGGTGATTACCGTATCCGGTGCGACGTTGAAAGCGCGGAGTGTGATCATTGCGACCGGTGCGCGCTGGAGAAACATGAATGTACCCGGCGAAGATCAGTACCGTACGCGCGGCGTAACATATTGCCCGCACTGTGATGGCCCGCTGTTTAAAGGCAAACACGTCGCGGTGATTGGCGGCGGAAACTCCGGTGTCGAAGCGGCTATCGATCTGGCTGGCGTGGTGAAACATGTCACGCTGCTTGAGTTTGCGCCGGAACTGAAAGCGGATTCGGTATTGCAGGAGAAAGTACGTAGCTTACCGAACGTTGACATCATCCTGAATGCGCAAACGACTGAAGTGAAAGGGGATGGACAGAAGGTGATGGGGCTGAGCTACAAAGATCGTCTTACCGATACGGTGCATGATTTAGCGCTGGAAGGGATCTTCGTACAGATTGGCCTGCTGCCTAACACCCACTGGCTGGAAGGTACGGTAGCCAGAAACCGCATCGGTGAAATTGAGATCGATGCCAAGTGCGAAACCAGCGTGAAAGGGGTCTTTGCTGCCGGCGACTGTACGACGGTGCCGTACAAGCAGATCATTATCGCGACGGGTGAAGGCGCAAAAGCGTCCTTGAGCGCCTTTGACTACCTGATCAGAACCCGTGCATAA
- the ahpC gene encoding alkyl hydroperoxide reductase subunit C, translating into MSVINTQVKPFKNMAFKDGQFIEVTEKNIEGKWSVFFFYPADFTFVCPTELGDVADYYDEFQQRGVEIYSVSTDTHFTHKAWHSSSETIGKIKYTMIGDPTGQLTRNFENMREAEGLADRGTFIVDPQGIIQAVEITAEGIGRDASDLLRKVKAAQYVASHPGEVCPAKWKEGEATLAPSLDLVGKI; encoded by the coding sequence ATGTCAGTAATTAATACCCAAGTTAAACCATTCAAAAACATGGCTTTCAAAGACGGTCAATTCATTGAGGTGACTGAGAAGAACATCGAAGGCAAATGGAGCGTGTTCTTCTTCTATCCGGCTGACTTTACGTTTGTCTGCCCGACCGAACTGGGTGATGTCGCTGACTATTACGACGAATTCCAACAGCGTGGCGTGGAAATCTACTCTGTTTCCACCGATACCCACTTCACGCACAAAGCGTGGCACAGCAGCTCTGAAACCATTGGCAAAATCAAATACACCATGATCGGTGACCCAACCGGCCAGCTGACGCGTAACTTTGAAAACATGCGCGAAGCAGAAGGCCTGGCCGATCGCGGTACGTTCATCGTTGACCCACAGGGCATCATTCAGGCGGTAGAAATCACGGCGGAAGGTATTGGCCGCGATGCTTCTGACCTGCTGCGTAAAGTGAAAGCGGCGCAGTACGTTGCTTCTCACCCAGGCGAAGTGTGCCCAGCCAAGTGGAAAGAAGGCGAGGCTACGCTGGCTCCGTCTCTGGATCTGGTTGGCAAAATCTAA